In Leopardus geoffroyi isolate Oge1 chromosome D1, O.geoffroyi_Oge1_pat1.0, whole genome shotgun sequence, a single window of DNA contains:
- the LOC123602221 gene encoding olfactory receptor 151-like, translated as MAAENHSTVTEFILRGLTNRPELQLPLFLLFLGIYLVTIIGNLGMFTLICLNAQLHTPMYYFLSNLSLVDLCYSSVITPKMLVNFVSEKNIISYAGCMSQLYFFVVFVVAECYMLTVMAYDRYVAIYTPLLYNVIMSPQVCSLLMAAAYAMAFIGATIDTGLMLKLSYCEFLVSHYFCDIVPLMKLSCSSTYHIEMTVFFLAGFNIIVTSLTVLVSYVFILSSILHISTTQGRSKAFSTCSSHLAAVGMFYGSTAFMYLKPSTASSVAKENVASVFYTTVIPMLNPLIYSLRNKEVKAAVQKTLRRNFFRCKCHHSSSG; from the coding sequence ATGGCTGCCGAAAATCACTCTACAGTGACCGAGTTTATTCTCAGGGGATTGACAAATCGGCCAGAGCTCcagctccctctcttcctcctcttccttgggATCTACTTGGTCACCATCATAGGGAACCTGGGCATGTTCACGCTGATTTGTCTGAATGCTCAGCTTCACACCCCCATGTACTACTTCCTCAGCAATCTGTCCCTTGTGGATCTCTGCTACTCCTCTGTCATTACCCCAAAAATGCTGGTGAACTTTGTGTCAGAGAAGAACATCATCTCCTATGCGGGGTGCATGTCACAGCTCTACTTCTTCGTTGTGTTTGTCGTTGCAGAGTGTTACATGCTGAcagtgatggcctatgaccgctatgtcGCCATCTATACCCCTTTGCTCTACAATGTCATCATGTCTCCTCAAGTGTGTTCCCTGCTGATGGCTGCAGCCTATGCCATGGCTTTCATTGGCGCAACAATAGACACTGGCCTGATGTTAAAACTGTCCTACTGTGAGTTCCTCGTCAGTCATTACTTCTGTGACATCGTGCCCCTCATGAAGCTCTCCTGCTCTAGCACCTATCATATTGAGATGACAGTGTTCTTTTTGGCTGGATTCAACATCATAGTCACCAGCTTAACAGTCCTTGTTTCCTACGTCttcatcctctccagcatcctcCACATCAGCACCACACAGGGAAGGTCCAAAGCCTTCAGCACCTGCAGCTCTCACCTTGCAGCTGTGGGAATGTTCTATGGATCTACAGCGTTCATGTACTTAAAACCCTCCACGGCCAGTTCTGTGGCCAAGGAGAATGTGGCCTCTGTGTTCTACACCACAGTGATCCCCATGCTGAACCCCCTGATCTACAGCTTGAGGAATAAGGAGGTAAAGGCTGCCGTGCAGAAAACACTGAGGAGAAACTTCTTCAGATGCAAATGTCATCATTCTTCCTCAGGTTGA